A single genomic interval of Eurosta solidaginis isolate ZX-2024a chromosome 3, ASM4086904v1, whole genome shotgun sequence harbors:
- the LOC137245745 gene encoding ATP-dependent DNA helicase PIF1-like — protein sequence MQVTEHPTGNISRNSAMAKVLQQEAILPVVPRSTPADEINACLKSSLLWRHVQKLTLNINMHVQFHNNQSADRFSKQLLDIGNGKVQVDNTNGLITLPNNFCTILQSTEELIESVFPNIVQNYRNHNWLRERAILAPKNLHVNSINYQIQDKLPGAVTSYKSVDSAMNADDAVNYPIEFLNLKVGSSIILLRNLNAPKLWNGTRLVVKKLMPNLIEATILNGTAKNEIVLIPRIPLIPTDMPFKFKRLQFPVRLSFVMSINKAQGQTFQICGLNLEEP from the exons ATGCAG gTGACTGAACATCCCACgggcaatatttcaagaaattctgcgatggcaaaagttttgcaacaagaagcaatattgcctgtggttccacgatcaacaccggcggatgagatcaacgcatgtttaaagtcttctcttctgtggcgacatgtgcaaaaattgacattgaacataaatatgcACGTTCAATTCCACAACAACCAATCTGCAGatcggttctcgaagcaattgttagatattggcaatggaaaagttcaagtcgataatacaaatggattgattacattgccgaacaatttctgtaccattctccaatcaacagaagagttgattgaaagtgtgtttccaaatattgttcaaaattacaggaatcacaattggttgagagaacgcgcaatactggcaccaaaaaatttacacgtcaattcaatcaattatcagattcaagacaaattgccaggtgcagtgacatcatataaatctgttgatagcgcaatgaatgcagatgatgcagtgaattatccaattgaatttttgaatttaaaggttggctcatcaattattttactgcggaatttaaatgcaccaaaactgtggaatggcacaagattagtagtaaaaaaattgatgccgaatttaattgaagcgacaatattgaacggaacagcgaaaaatgaaattgtactcATACCACGTATTCCACTGATTCCAACAGATATGCCATTTAAATTTAAGCGTTTGCAATTcccagtgcgtctatcatttgtcatgtccatcaataaggcacaaggacaaacgtttcaaatatgcggattaaatttggaggagccgtga